A portion of the Anaerolineae bacterium genome contains these proteins:
- a CDS encoding purine-nucleoside phosphorylase: protein MTEHFTYEDYQRAAGVIRERFPVPARVGLILGSGVNPLADDIAAQAVIPYAEIPHFPRPSIEGHMGRLVCGTLENVPILCLQGRAHYYEGVTMAQVAFPVRVLQLLGVDTLIVTNAAGGLNPDFRVGDLMVITDHIGFTNLTGLNPLRGPNDERLGPRFPDMTHAYDRELIRLALEAAQEAGVPLHKGVYVGLAGPSFETPAELRFLRSIGGDAVGMSTVPEVTVARHGGMRVLGISGISNLAIFDPDERREASHEEVLEAGRQIAPRLRAVIRGVLRRLYPS from the coding sequence GTGACAGAGCACTTCACCTATGAGGATTATCAGCGCGCCGCCGGCGTCATCCGGGAGCGTTTCCCCGTCCCCGCACGCGTTGGACTGATCCTGGGTTCCGGCGTCAATCCGCTAGCGGACGATATCGCCGCGCAGGCGGTCATCCCCTATGCGGAGATTCCCCACTTCCCCCGACCCTCCATTGAGGGACATATGGGCCGGCTGGTGTGTGGGACGCTGGAAAACGTGCCCATTCTCTGTCTCCAAGGCCGCGCCCATTATTATGAAGGGGTCACCATGGCCCAGGTGGCCTTCCCGGTGCGGGTGCTCCAGCTCCTGGGCGTGGACACCCTCATCGTCACCAACGCCGCCGGCGGCCTGAACCCGGACTTCCGCGTCGGCGACCTGATGGTCATCACCGACCACATCGGCTTCACCAACCTGACCGGCCTGAACCCCCTGCGCGGTCCCAATGACGAGCGCCTGGGTCCCCGCTTCCCGGACATGACGCACGCCTATGACCGGGAGCTGATCCGGCTGGCCTTGGAAGCGGCCCAGGAGGCCGGCGTCCCCCTGCACAAAGGGGTATATGTGGGGCTGGCCGGCCCGTCTTTCGAGACGCCGGCGGAACTGCGCTTCCTGCGCTCCATCGGCGGGGATGCCGTCGGGATGTCCACCGTGCCGGAAGTGACCGTGGCGCGGCACGGCGGCATGCGGGTGCTGGGAATCTCTGGCATCAGCAACCTGGCCATTTTCGACCCTGACGAGCGGCGCGAGGCCAGCCATGAGGAGGTGCTGGAGGCCGGCCGGCAAATTGCCCCGCGCCTGCGCGCCGTGATCCGCGGCGTCCTGCGCCGGCTGTACCCGAGCTAG